The nucleotide sequence ATGCCCTCGAAGGCCAGCTCGAACACCTGCACCGGCTCCACCGAGCGCACCGGACCGAAGCGCTCCACCGTGTGCCGGCGGATCCAGCGGTCCAGACGCCGGATCTCGGCGTCGTCCAGACCGGAGTAGGCCTTGGCTACAGGCACCAGGCCCTCGCCGTCGGGGACGGCGAAGGTGTAGTCGGTATAGAGGTTGGCGCGCCGGCCGTGGCCTGGCTGGGCGTAGATCAGGATGGCGTCGAGGGTGAGCGGGGCGACCTTCCACTTCCACCACGGCCCCTTGGGCCGGCCGATGCCGTAGGGGCTGTCCCGGCGCTTGAGCATCACGCCCTCGACGCGCCGCGCCCGCGCCTCCGTGCGCAGGCGGTGCAGTCTGTCCCAGTCGCCGGCCTCGATCAGCGGCGAGAGTCGCAGCGGCGGCTCGACCCCGGCGAGCAGCCGCTCCAGCCGCTGCCGCCGCGCAGCGAGCGGTTCATGGCGGACGTCCTCGCCGCGGTCCTCGAGCACGTCATAGGCCAGCAGGTGCACCGGCACCTCCCGCCGCAGCTGCCGGCCCACGCGCTTGCGGCCCAGGCGGCGCTGGAGCTGGGAGAAGGGCAGCACCTCGCCGTCCCAGGCCAGCAGCTCGCCGTCGAGCACGGTATCCTCCGGCAGCTGCCAGGCCGCCTCGGCGACCTCGGGGAAGGTGTCCGTGATCATCTCCTCGCCCCGCGACCAGAGGAACACCGCATCCTCCCGGCGCACCAGCTGCCCGCGGATGCCGTCCCACTTCCACTCGCACTGCCAGTCCGCGAGGGGCCCGAGCTGCGGTGCCGGGTCGGCATCCAGCGGATGGGCGAGGAAGAACGGGTAGGGGCGGGAGGCGTCCTCGCGCCCGGAGCGCTCGTCGAACAGGCTGGCGAAGAACCCGGCATCCGGCCGCCAGTCGCCCATGAGCCGGTGGGCGATCACCGGCCGCGGCAGGCCGCTCGCCCGTGCCAGCGCACGCTCCACCAGGGTCTGCGAGACGCCTACCCGCAGCGCGCCGGTCAGGAGCTTGTTGTAGAGGAAGCAGGCCGGCCGCGGCAGGCCGCGCCAGGCGCTGCGCACGCGCCGGGCCTGCTCGTCTTCGGGCAGCTCCCGCAGGCTCAGCAGCTCCTCCTCCACCCAGGCCGCAAGGCCGCGCACATCGGCATCGGCGTCGCGGCGCTCGGGGTCCTCCAGCATCAGCGCGATGGTCTCGGCCAGGTCGCCGACGTGCTGGTGGGTCTCCTCCACCAGCCACTCCGGCAGGCCGCTCTCCGCCACCAGCCAGGCCCGCAGGCGGGCAGCACCGATGAGACGCTTGAGCCGCCGTCCGGAGAGGAAGTACACGGCCCAGGCGCCGTCCGCCGGCGGCACGCTGGCGAAGTAGTCCGCCAGCGCTGCCACCTTCTCGTTGGTGGCGTTGGTCTGGTCCAGGCGCTCGAAGAGCTCGCCGAAGCGCCTCACGCCGCCGCCTCGTCGTCCTCGCCCTCGCCCTCGCCGTAGAGGGTGGCGAGGGGGCGCGCCGCGAGCCCGTGCTCGCGCAGGTAGCGCACCAGCTCGTCGGCGCGGCCGTGGGTGGTGAGCACCTCCCGCGCCCCGGTATCGCGGATGGTGGCGAGCAGGTCCGGCCAGTCGACGTGGTCCGAGAGCACGAAGCCCCGGTCATGGCCGCGCCGCCGGCGGTTGCCGCGGATGCGCATCCAGCCGGAGGCGAAGCCCGTCAGTGGCCGGCGAAAGCGTCGCATCCAGGTGGAGCCGCCGGCGCTGGGCGGCGCCAGCACCAGCGCCCGGGAAAAATCCTCGTCCCTGGGTGCGGCGGAGACGGCGCGGGTCTCCAGTAGCCGTACCCCGGCCTCACGG is from Spiribacter halobius and encodes:
- a CDS encoding ATP-dependent DNA ligase, which translates into the protein MRRFGELFERLDQTNATNEKVAALADYFASVPPADGAWAVYFLSGRRLKRLIGAARLRAWLVAESGLPEWLVEETHQHVGDLAETIALMLEDPERRDADADVRGLAAWVEEELLSLRELPEDEQARRVRSAWRGLPRPACFLYNKLLTGALRVGVSQTLVERALARASGLPRPVIAHRLMGDWRPDAGFFASLFDERSGREDASRPYPFFLAHPLDADPAPQLGPLADWQCEWKWDGIRGQLVRREDAVFLWSRGEEMITDTFPEVAEAAWQLPEDTVLDGELLAWDGEVLPFSQLQRRLGRKRVGRQLRREVPVHLLAYDVLEDRGEDVRHEPLAARRQRLERLLAGVEPPLRLSPLIEAGDWDRLHRLRTEARARRVEGVMLKRRDSPYGIGRPKGPWWKWKVAPLTLDAILIYAQPGHGRRANLYTDYTFAVPDGEGLVPVAKAYSGLDDAEIRRLDRWIRRHTVERFGPVRSVEPVQVFELAFEGIAPSRRHKSGVALRFPRIARWREDLGPADADSLNQVRALLDEA